In Legionella beliardensis, the following are encoded in one genomic region:
- the grxC gene encoding glutaredoxin 3 — protein MANVIIYSTSYCPYCMRAKQLLDSKGVNYQEIRVDEEPEKRAEMMARSGRRTVPQIFINDQAIGGCDDLYALESKGRLDKLLKD, from the coding sequence ATGGCTAACGTTATTATATACAGTACGTCATACTGCCCTTATTGTATGCGTGCTAAGCAGTTACTAGATAGCAAAGGAGTTAACTATCAAGAAATTCGTGTTGATGAGGAACCTGAAAAAAGAGCTGAAATGATGGCTAGAAGCGGCAGGCGAACTGTCCCTCAGATTTTCATTAACGATCAAGCAATAGGCGGCTGTGATGATTTATATGCACTTGAAAGCAAAGGCCGATTAGATAAACTTTTAAAAGACTAG